From the Lepidochelys kempii isolate rLepKem1 chromosome 2, rLepKem1.hap2, whole genome shotgun sequence genome, one window contains:
- the ANLN gene encoding anillin isoform X4 — MDPFTEKLLERTRARRENLQKKMVERPTAGMRPSIQTKRTREPLSETSNQSPLSGEEVKPSTKPSPSKRLCSDSMEVPVSSAENRQPVNSTSMKPLPPEMRAQPQATANNRAPSVQPVPLLVEKEEQNLKSEVPVALTVKTRMQKLAQQRRCWDDNDSSESSPLSPLLSKEQAVSPPKQPSLTSDTPVGRKGRLANLAATIGSWENDLSHPSAKQNNTQEQPGTTCLSKLSTTSEASAPINSGSVKQEAASCSQRAVEVSVNKPATSKISGPSYLGKASRVTNPNPKESEVPQLLKKKPCSPQKTEERKPTVKPILSQPVQSKEEPIKRTHVQPEHKDKPTTPGGSGIKPFLERFGDRFQENSTQSPATTTTGYRTPIITPNTKTIQERLFKQNETSSTASLAQQLKQEREKELACIRGRFDKGSLWSAERGENSKSKHPETKMESQAQACSKQLASSDATSFVAAEKTTASEISVKSVPSESSDTSKCEETEKLSPLKTTLLKNTLKVVSVSKLEQLTEKENDAVCEIEMSVNDEMNSSKVINDIFDEVLQEDGPDIEKLKKEMSMNLEAESDDEQEESLNISSMSLLTPLAESVGVVSPEVFVSPNRSVAESSSISDESPKSGKFQRTRVPRAESGDSIGSLSEDHNLLYSIDAYRSQRFKETDRSSIKQVIVRKEDVASKLEVKRNGTSNQVNIKQKMQELNNEISLQQTVIHQASQALNCCIDEEHGKGSQEEAEAERLLLLATEKRKALLEELNKLKNEGPQGKKNKAASTPREFAPSRGSVTLSEMRLPLKADFVCSTVQKPEAANYYYIILLRSGAENMVATPVASTANSLNGDALTFTTTFTLQDVSNDFEINVEVYHLVQRKEGTSTTDKRKKANKSKVITPKRLLTSITTKSTLLTPGSLFVSFGRPHTSKTKMSSRLLCGGKGIFDNV, encoded by the exons AAACTTCTTGAACGAACCCGTGCCAGGCGAGAGAACTTGCAGAAGAAAATGGTTGAGCGACCCACAGCAGGAATGAGGCCCTCGATACAGACAAAGAGAACGAGAGAACCTTTGTCAGAAACTAGTAACCAGTCACCTTTGTCCGGTGAAGAAG tgaaaCCTAGTACAAAGCCATCCCCATCAAAAAGGCTGTGTTCTGACAGCATGGAGGTTCCCGTTTCTAGTGCCGAGAATAGACAGCCAGTTAATTCAACTTCCATGAAACCTCTTCCTCCTGAGATGAGGGCACAGCCACAAGCAACTGCAAATAACAGGGCTCCCTCAGTTCAGCCTGTTCCACTGCTTGTTGAAAAGGAAGAACAGAACTTGAAATCTGAAGTACCTGTAGCCCTTACAGTCAAAACACGTATGCAGAAACTGGCACAACAGCGACGTTGCTGGGATGATAATG ATTCATCTGAAAGTTCTCCCCTATCTCCCCTCCTATCAAAAGAACAGGCCGTTTCCCCACCCAAACAGCCATCTCTCACAAGTGATACCCCAGTGGGGAGAAAAGGCCGTTTAGCTAACCTTGCTGCTACAATTGGTTCCTGGGAAAATGATCTAAGTCATCCATCTGCAAAGCAAAACAATACACAAGAACAGCCTGGCACTACTTGTTTATCCAAATTGTCCACTACAAGTGAAGCATCTGCTCCAATCAATAGTGGCAGTGTAAAGCAGGAAGCTGCATCCTGTTCTCAAAGGGCTGTTGAGGTATCTGTAAATAAACCAGCAACCTCTAAGATATCG GGACCAAGTTACTTAGGAAAAGCCTCTAGAGTAACCAATCCCAATCCTAAGGAATCTGAGGTACCACAACTATTAAAAAAGAAGCCGTGCAGCCCCCAGAAAACAGAGGAACGTAAGCCAACAGTAAAACCAATCTTATCGCAGCCAGTTCAGTCCAAAGAAGAGCCAATCAAAAGAACACATGTGCAACCTGAACATAAGGATAAGCCTACAACACCAG GGGGATCAGGAATCAAACCCTTTCTGGAACGTTTTGGAGATCGCTTTCAAGAGAATAGCACTCAAAGTCCTGCTACAACTACTACTGGATACAGAACACCCATTATTACCCCAAACACAAAGACAATCCAGGAAAGACTTTTCAAACAGAATGAAACATCCTCCACTGCTAGTCTAGCACAACAGCTCAAGCAG GAACGTGAAAAAGAACTTGCTTGTATTCGTGGCCGGTTTGACAAGGGCAGTCTGTGGAGTGCTGAGAGAGGTGAAAATTCAAAAAGCAAACATCCAGAAACTAAAATG GAAAGCCAAGCTCAAGCCTGTTCAAAACAGCTCGCTAGTTCAGATGCTACTTCGTTTGTAGCAGCAGAAAAGACCACAGCATCTGAGATATCAGTAAAATCTGTCCCCTCAGAATCTTCAG ACACTTCAAAATGTGAAGAGACTGAAAAACTCAGTCCTCTGAAGACCACGTTGCTAAAGAATACGCTAAAAGTAGTATCTGTCTCAAAGCTTGAGCAACTTACAGAGAAAGAGAATG ATGCAGTATGTGAAATTGAGATGAGTGTGAATGATGAAATGAATAGCTCAAAGGTAATAAATGACATCTTTGATGAAGTTCTTCAAGAGGATGGGCCAGACATagaaaaactaaaaaaagaaatgagTATGAACCTGGAAGCTGAGAGTGATGATGAGCAGGAAGAGTCACTGAATATTTCATCAATGTCTCTGCTAACTCCGTTAGCAGAGTCTGTTGGTGTTGTAAGTCCAGAG gttTTTGTTTCCCCTAATAGGTCAGTTGCTGAAAGCAGCAGTATAAGTGATGAAAGTCCAAAGTCTGGCAAATTCCAAAGGACACGCGTCCCTAGAGCAGAATCTGGAGACAGTATTGGCTCCTTGTCAGAAGATCACAACCTTCTATATAG cattgATGCTTATCGATCTcaaagatttaaagaaacagatcGTTCTTCAATAAAGCAAGTGATTGTTCGCAAagaagatgttgcttcaaaactagaagtaaaaaggaatggAACTTCTAATCAAGTTAATATTAAACAGAAAATGCAG GAGCTGAATAATGAGATCAGTTTGCAGCAGACTGTGATTCATCAGGCCAGCCAAGCTCTGAACTGCTGTATTGATGAGGAACATGGAAAGGGGTCACAGGAAGAAGCTGAAGCAGAAAGACTTCTCCTTCTTGCAA CTGAAAAGAGAAAAGCTTTGCTTGAAGAACTCAACAAATTGAAGAACGAAGGACCTCAGGGCaaaaaaaataaagctgcttCTACGCCCCGTGAATTTGCTCCGTCCAGGGGATCTGTTACTCTTTCAGAAATGCGACTACCTCTGAAAGCAGACTTTGTTTGCAGTACAGTTCAGAAACCAG AAGCAGCAAACTACTACTACATAATATTGTTGAGATCGGGAGCAGAAAACATGGTAGCAACTCCCGTAGCAAGCACCGCAAATTCCCTGAATGGAGATGCTCTTACTTTTACTACAACGTTTACTCT GCAAGATGTGTCCAATgactttgaaataaatgttgaagTTTACCATTTG GTACAGCGGAAAGAAGGCACAAGCACTACTGATAAGAGGAAAAAGGCAAATAAGTCAAAG